One window of Pseudomonas urmiensis genomic DNA carries:
- a CDS encoding electron transfer flavoprotein-ubiquinone oxidoreductase: MEREYMEFDVVIVGAGPAGLSAACRLKQKAAEAGSEISVCVVEKGSEVGAHILSGAVFEPRALNELFPDWKELGAPLNTEVKRDDIYVLKDQGSSVKVPDLFVPKTMHNQGNYIISLGNLCRWLAQQAENLGVEIYPGFAAQEALFDENGVVRGIVTGDLGVDREGNPKDGLYTPGMELRAKYTLFAEGCRGHIGKQLIKRFNLDSESDVQHYGIGIKEIWEIDAAKHEQGLVVHTAGWPLDVVSSENTGGSFLYHLENNQVVVGLIVDLSYANPYLSPFDEFQRLKHHPVISQYLEGGKRISYGARAICKGGYNSLPKMVFNGGALIGCDLGTLNFAKIKGSHTAMKSGMLAADAVADALIADSEGGDALTTYVDAFKASWLHDELFASRNFGPAMHKFGPLFGAAFNYVDQNWFGGKLPFTLRDTKPDYACLKLAADSKKIDYPKPDGKLSFDKLSSVFLSSTNHEEEQPCHLKLTDPNIPIASNLPLYDEPAQRYCPAGVYEVVTQEDGTKRFQINAQNCVHCKTCDIKDPAQNITWVTPEGAGGPNYPNM, translated from the coding sequence GTGGAACGCGAATACATGGAATTCGACGTGGTCATTGTCGGCGCCGGGCCGGCAGGCCTGTCCGCCGCCTGCCGCCTGAAGCAGAAGGCCGCCGAAGCCGGTAGCGAGATCAGCGTCTGCGTGGTCGAGAAAGGCTCCGAAGTCGGTGCGCACATCCTCTCTGGTGCGGTGTTCGAGCCGCGCGCGCTCAACGAGCTGTTCCCCGATTGGAAAGAGCTCGGCGCGCCACTGAACACCGAGGTCAAGCGCGACGACATCTATGTGCTCAAGGACCAGGGCAGTTCGGTCAAGGTACCCGACCTGTTCGTGCCCAAGACCATGCACAACCAAGGCAACTACATCATCTCGCTGGGCAACCTGTGCCGCTGGCTGGCCCAGCAGGCCGAGAACCTGGGCGTGGAAATCTACCCAGGCTTCGCAGCCCAAGAGGCGCTGTTCGATGAAAACGGCGTGGTTCGCGGCATCGTCACCGGCGACTTGGGCGTCGACCGCGAAGGCAACCCCAAAGACGGCCTGTACACCCCAGGCATGGAGCTGCGCGCCAAGTACACCCTGTTTGCCGAAGGCTGCCGTGGCCACATTGGCAAGCAGCTGATCAAGCGCTTCAACCTCGACAGCGAATCCGACGTCCAGCACTACGGCATCGGCATCAAGGAAATCTGGGAAATCGACGCGGCCAAGCATGAGCAAGGCCTGGTGGTGCATACCGCCGGCTGGCCGCTGGATGTGGTCAGCAGCGAAAACACCGGTGGCTCGTTCCTGTATCACCTGGAAAACAACCAGGTGGTGGTCGGCTTGATCGTCGACCTGTCCTACGCTAACCCATACCTGTCGCCGTTCGACGAGTTCCAGCGACTCAAGCACCACCCGGTGATCAGCCAGTACCTCGAAGGCGGCAAGCGCATCAGCTACGGCGCCCGCGCCATCTGTAAGGGCGGCTACAACTCGCTGCCCAAGATGGTCTTCAACGGTGGCGCGCTGATCGGTTGCGACCTGGGCACGCTGAACTTCGCCAAGATCAAAGGCAGCCACACGGCGATGAAATCCGGCATGCTCGCCGCCGATGCAGTGGCCGACGCGCTGATCGCCGATAGCGAGGGCGGCGATGCGCTGACCACTTACGTTGACGCATTCAAAGCCAGCTGGCTGCATGACGAGCTGTTCGCCAGCCGTAACTTCGGCCCGGCCATGCATAAGTTCGGCCCGCTGTTTGGCGCAGCCTTCAACTATGTCGACCAGAACTGGTTCGGCGGCAAGCTGCCGTTCACCCTGCGCGACACCAAGCCCGATTACGCTTGCCTGAAGCTTGCGGCCGACTCCAAGAAGATCGACTACCCCAAACCCGACGGCAAGCTCAGTTTCGACAAGCTCAGCTCGGTATTCCTCTCCAGCACCAACCATGAAGAGGAACAACCCTGCCACCTGAAGCTGACCGACCCGAACATCCCGATCGCCAGCAACCTGCCGCTGTACGACGAGCCGGCTCAGCGCTATTGCCCGGCCGGGGTCTACGAGGTGGTCACCCAGGAAGACGGCACCAAGCGCTTCCAGATCAACGCGCAGAACTGCGTGCACTGCAAGACCTGCGACATCAAGGACCCGGCCCAGAACATTACCTGGGTCACCCCTGAAGGTGCCGGTGGGCCGAACTACCCGAACATGTAA
- a CDS encoding electron transfer flavoprotein subunit beta/FixA family protein, translating to MKVLVAVKRVVDYNVKVRVKADNSGVDLANVKMSMNPFCEIAVEEAVRLKEKGVVTEIVAVAVGPTAAQEQLRTALALGADRAILVETSDELNSLAVAKALKALVDKEQPQLVILGKQAIDSDNNQTGQMLAALTGYAQGTFASKVEVAGDKLNVTREIDGGLQTVALNLPAIVTTDLRLNEPRYASLPNIMKAKKKPLETVTPDALGVSTASTTKTLKVEAPAARSAGIKVKSVAELVEKLKNEAKVI from the coding sequence ATGAAGGTTCTTGTAGCTGTCAAACGAGTGGTCGACTACAACGTCAAGGTTCGCGTCAAGGCGGACAACTCCGGCGTCGACCTTGCAAACGTCAAGATGTCCATGAACCCCTTCTGCGAAATCGCCGTGGAAGAAGCCGTGCGCCTGAAAGAGAAGGGCGTTGTGACCGAGATCGTCGCCGTCGCCGTCGGCCCGACCGCAGCCCAGGAGCAACTGCGCACCGCGCTGGCGCTGGGTGCTGATCGCGCCATCCTGGTCGAGACCAGCGACGAGCTGAACTCGCTGGCCGTGGCCAAGGCGCTCAAGGCCCTGGTCGACAAGGAGCAGCCACAGCTGGTGATCCTCGGCAAGCAGGCCATCGACAGTGACAACAACCAGACCGGCCAGATGCTGGCGGCGCTGACGGGCTACGCCCAAGGCACCTTCGCCTCCAAGGTCGAAGTGGCTGGCGACAAGCTCAACGTCACCCGTGAAATCGATGGCGGCCTGCAGACCGTTGCGCTCAACCTGCCAGCGATCGTCACCACCGACCTGCGTCTGAACGAGCCGCGCTACGCGTCGCTGCCCAACATCATGAAGGCCAAGAAGAAGCCGCTGGAAACCGTGACTCCAGACGCGCTGGGCGTTTCCACCGCCTCCACCACCAAGACCCTGAAAGTTGAAGCGCCGGCTGCTCGCAGCGCTGGCATCAAGGTCAAGTCGGTGGCCGAACTGGTCGAGAAACTGAAGAACGAGGCGAAGGTAATCTAA
- a CDS encoding electron transfer flavoprotein subunit alpha/FixB family protein: MTILVVAEYENGAVAPATLNTVAAAAKIGGDVNVLVAGQNVGGVAEAAAKIAGVAKVLVADNAAYAHLLPENVAPLVAELAKGYSHVLAPATTNGKNILPRVAALLDVDQISEIISVESADTFKRPIYAGNAIATVQSSAAVKVITVRTTGFDAVAAEGGSAAVEAVASAHDAGKSAFVGEELAKSDRPELTAAKIVVSGGRGMGNGDNFKHLYALADKLGAAVGASRAAVDAGFVPNDMQVGQTGKIVAPQLYIAVGISGAIQHLAGMKDSKVIVAINKDEEAPIFQVADYGLVADLFEAVPELEKLV, encoded by the coding sequence ATGACTATCCTGGTTGTCGCTGAATACGAAAACGGTGCCGTTGCCCCGGCTACCCTGAACACTGTCGCCGCTGCTGCCAAGATCGGTGGCGATGTCAATGTGCTGGTCGCAGGCCAGAACGTCGGTGGCGTCGCTGAGGCTGCGGCCAAGATCGCTGGCGTGGCCAAGGTGCTGGTTGCCGATAACGCAGCCTACGCCCACCTGCTGCCGGAAAACGTCGCGCCGCTGGTAGCTGAGCTGGCCAAGGGCTACAGCCACGTGCTGGCCCCCGCCACCACCAACGGCAAGAACATCCTGCCACGCGTTGCTGCGCTGCTCGATGTCGACCAGATCTCCGAGATCATCTCGGTTGAATCGGCCGATACCTTCAAGCGTCCGATCTACGCCGGTAACGCCATTGCCACCGTGCAATCGAGCGCTGCGGTCAAGGTCATCACCGTGCGTACCACCGGCTTCGACGCTGTCGCCGCCGAGGGTGGTTCGGCTGCGGTCGAGGCGGTTGCCTCGGCGCACGATGCGGGCAAATCGGCGTTCGTCGGTGAAGAGCTGGCCAAGTCCGACCGTCCTGAACTGACCGCTGCCAAGATCGTCGTTTCCGGCGGCCGTGGCATGGGCAACGGTGACAACTTCAAGCACCTGTATGCCCTGGCCGACAAGCTTGGCGCCGCAGTCGGTGCTTCGCGCGCCGCGGTCGACGCAGGTTTTGTGCCCAACGACATGCAGGTCGGCCAGACCGGCAAGATCGTCGCCCCGCAGCTGTACATCGCGGTCGGCATCTCCGGCGCAATCCAGCACTTGGCCGGCATGAAGGATTCCAAAGTGATCGTTGCGATCAACAAGGATGAAGAGGCGCCGATCTTCCAGGTGGCTGACTACGGCCTGGTCGCGGACCTGTTCGAAGCCGTTCCAGAGCTGGAAAAGCTGGTCTGA
- a CDS encoding substrate-binding periplasmic protein, translated as MKYRGTGPLLACLAALLSPLAMAAGKCEHLVATGSPDAPPYSWQDPKDPRHLIGANVDLLRQVASELGVTVEVLHAGKRDQALEEVRSGRMDLLLDTPMQVQQLTALDYIHPPLQLNEYLVWTRHDGNVQFDGPADLAQYQGSLSERARLTPAFDAFAKAQLKLTPSQNLTQAFQKLVLGQVDYVLAGRYSGMAMVQGLGMANDLIARGLPVDRPGLYLALSHNSACNDSWLRGQLAKKLTELPISGASEAVLQRNVERWKAQMQAPLDAPKQ; from the coding sequence ATGAAGTATCGCGGAACGGGCCCGCTGCTGGCTTGCCTGGCGGCGTTGCTGTCGCCGCTGGCGATGGCGGCGGGTAAATGCGAGCACCTGGTGGCGACCGGCAGCCCGGATGCTCCCCCCTATTCCTGGCAAGACCCAAAAGACCCTCGCCATCTGATCGGCGCCAATGTCGATTTGCTGCGCCAAGTTGCCAGTGAGCTGGGGGTGACGGTCGAAGTGCTACATGCCGGCAAGCGCGATCAGGCCTTGGAAGAAGTGCGCAGCGGGCGCATGGACCTGTTGCTCGACACGCCCATGCAAGTGCAGCAGCTGACCGCACTGGACTACATCCATCCGCCCCTGCAACTGAACGAATACCTGGTGTGGACTCGCCACGATGGCAATGTGCAGTTCGACGGCCCGGCGGACCTGGCCCAGTACCAGGGCAGCCTGTCCGAGCGCGCTCGGCTGACGCCGGCCTTCGATGCCTTCGCCAAGGCCCAGCTCAAGCTGACGCCGTCGCAGAACCTGACCCAGGCATTCCAGAAGCTGGTGCTGGGCCAGGTCGATTATGTGCTGGCTGGCCGCTACTCGGGCATGGCCATGGTGCAGGGGCTGGGCATGGCCAATGACCTGATCGCCCGCGGCCTGCCGGTGGATCGGCCGGGCTTGTACCTGGCGCTGTCGCACAATTCGGCCTGCAACGACAGCTGGTTGCGCGGACAACTGGCTAAAAAGCTGACAGAATTGCCGATCTCCGGTGCGTCCGAGGCTGTCCTGCAACGTAATGTCGAGCGCTGGAAGGCGCAGATGCAGGCGCCGCTGGACGCCCCCAAACAGTAG
- a CDS encoding DUF4398 domain-containing protein: MRIQPLILAMAALGLAGCANDPAPNEQLRLSEQALEQAKAVGATEQVPELKLAEDKLARAKSNLATEDHRDARMRAEQAELDARLAEARVLTHKSEEQLELLQSRVKRLRKQLEVQP, encoded by the coding sequence TTGAGAATCCAACCCTTGATTCTGGCGATGGCCGCACTCGGCCTGGCCGGTTGCGCCAATGACCCGGCGCCCAATGAACAGTTGCGCCTGTCCGAGCAGGCGCTGGAACAGGCCAAGGCGGTCGGCGCCACCGAGCAGGTGCCCGAGCTCAAGCTGGCCGAAGACAAGCTGGCCCGAGCCAAGAGCAACTTGGCCACCGAAGACCATCGCGATGCGCGCATGCGCGCCGAACAGGCCGAGCTCGATGCACGCCTGGCCGAGGCGCGGGTGCTGACCCACAAGAGTGAGGAGCAGCTCGAACTGCTGCAGTCGCGCGTCAAACGCTTGCGCAAACAGCTGGAGGTGCAGCCATGA
- a CDS encoding OmpA family protein, with amino-acid sequence MMRYKPMAALTLLALVGLQGCASQRSESALDEASAAFQKVKDDSNVLRSAPRDVIRAGESLARAERLSSYIGTGADVRHYAYLSQRYSEIAAEHAKLALNQERIAKLDLDRQRLQLALREAKLASVQQQGKWVEAQIAALASEQTDRGLVMTLGDVLFDTGRADLKNSASRTVLKLVQFLQLNPRRVVRIEGYTDSTGTAQDNLKLSRDRAQSVADMLVDLGVDEKRIQVEGYGDQYPIEANASERGRAQNRRVEIVFSDDKGKLAAPR; translated from the coding sequence ATGATGCGCTACAAGCCAATGGCCGCGCTGACCTTGCTGGCCCTGGTCGGCTTGCAGGGCTGCGCCAGTCAGCGCAGCGAGTCGGCCCTGGATGAGGCCAGTGCGGCGTTCCAGAAGGTCAAGGACGATTCCAACGTGCTGCGCAGTGCGCCGCGTGATGTGATCCGTGCCGGTGAGTCGCTGGCCCGGGCCGAGCGCCTGTCCAGCTACATCGGCACCGGTGCCGATGTGCGTCACTACGCCTACCTGAGCCAGCGCTACAGTGAGATTGCCGCTGAGCATGCCAAGCTTGCGCTCAATCAGGAGCGTATCGCCAAGCTCGACCTGGATCGCCAGCGCCTGCAACTGGCCCTGCGCGAGGCCAAGTTGGCCAGTGTGCAGCAACAAGGCAAGTGGGTTGAGGCGCAAATCGCTGCGCTGGCCTCCGAGCAGACCGATCGTGGCTTGGTGATGACCCTGGGCGATGTGTTGTTCGATACCGGGCGGGCGGATCTTAAGAATTCGGCTAGCCGCACCGTACTCAAGTTGGTGCAGTTCCTTCAGCTCAATCCGCGTCGAGTGGTGCGAATCGAGGGCTACACCGACAGCACCGGTACTGCGCAAGACAATCTCAAATTGTCGCGTGATCGTGCCCAGTCGGTGGCGGACATGCTGGTCGACCTGGGGGTCGATGAAAAGCGTATCCAGGTCGAGGGCTATGGCGATCAATATCCGATCGAAGCCAATGCCTCGGAGCGGGGCAGGGCGCAGAATCGCCGGGTTGAGATCGTTTTCTCTGACGATAAAGGCAAGCTCGCCGCCCCGCGGTGA
- a CDS encoding PLP-dependent aminotransferase family protein: MTNLLLYQRIAQQLADDIRRGVYQPGERVPSVRKMSAQLNVSHATVLQAYANLEDQGLIRARPQSGYYVHQTPALTAQTPDIARVERPGLVTRASIIQQVLTEARRDGVFPFGAAVPHVDYLPVRALHQQLAKVTRFHSPRAFSYMFSPGFEPLRRQIAIRMRDAGVLVDPREVIVTHGCVDALQMSLRVLTRPGDLIAAESPTYYGLLQLADLLGLKVIEIPSDPSTGISLEALQLAANQWSIKALVLTARLSNPLGGTIPEERQKQLLRLASDFDIQIVEDDIYGELMFEQGRTKALKAFDRLDRVIYCSSFSKTLSPGVRVGWMIAGRYQAEIQRLQTFTTHSACSVTQMGVAAYLENGGYDRHLRFIRQEYRKNLSAYQLAVQQHFPEGTQMTRPTGGFILWVSLPGRVNTQDLHVRALEQGISIAPGLIFSNTEQFNHCIRLNCGIPWNKEAERAVITLGLLAHQLCKESTGSLF, encoded by the coding sequence ATGACCAACCTGCTGCTCTACCAGCGCATCGCCCAGCAACTGGCCGATGACATCCGTCGCGGTGTCTACCAGCCAGGCGAACGCGTGCCCTCCGTGCGCAAGATGAGCGCCCAGCTCAATGTCAGCCATGCCACGGTGTTGCAGGCCTACGCCAACCTCGAAGATCAGGGCTTGATCCGCGCCCGGCCGCAGTCTGGCTACTACGTGCACCAGACTCCCGCCCTGACGGCGCAGACCCCGGATATCGCCCGGGTCGAGCGCCCCGGGTTGGTCACACGTGCCAGCATCATTCAGCAAGTGCTGACCGAGGCCCGTCGCGATGGCGTGTTTCCGTTCGGCGCGGCGGTGCCGCACGTGGATTACCTGCCGGTCAGGGCGCTGCATCAGCAGTTGGCCAAGGTCACCCGCTTTCATAGCCCGCGGGCGTTCAGTTACATGTTCAGCCCCGGCTTTGAGCCACTGCGCCGGCAAATTGCTATTCGCATGCGTGATGCCGGGGTGCTGGTCGATCCGCGTGAAGTGATCGTGACCCACGGCTGTGTCGATGCCTTGCAGATGTCGTTGCGGGTGTTGACCCGACCGGGTGATCTGATCGCCGCTGAGTCGCCGACTTATTATGGCTTGCTGCAATTGGCCGACTTGCTGGGCCTGAAAGTCATCGAGATCCCCAGTGATCCGTCCACCGGGATCAGCCTGGAAGCCTTGCAGCTGGCGGCTAACCAGTGGTCGATCAAGGCCTTGGTGTTGACCGCGCGCTTGAGTAATCCGCTCGGCGGCACCATCCCTGAAGAGCGCCAGAAGCAACTGCTGCGCCTGGCATCGGATTTCGACATCCAGATCGTCGAGGACGATATCTACGGCGAGCTGATGTTCGAGCAGGGTCGGACCAAGGCGCTCAAGGCCTTCGATCGCCTCGATCGGGTGATCTATTGCTCAAGCTTTTCCAAGACCTTGTCGCCGGGTGTGCGGGTAGGCTGGATGATCGCTGGGCGCTATCAGGCCGAGATCCAGCGCTTGCAGACCTTCACTACCCACTCAGCTTGCAGTGTGACGCAGATGGGGGTGGCGGCCTATCTGGAGAACGGCGGCTATGATCGCCATCTGCGCTTCATTCGCCAGGAATACCGCAAGAACCTCAGCGCTTATCAGCTGGCGGTGCAGCAGCACTTCCCCGAAGGTACCCAGATGACCCGGCCTACCGGTGGCTTCATTTTGTGGGTCAGCCTGCCAGGGCGGGTCAATACCCAGGACTTGCACGTGCGTGCGCTGGAGCAGGGCATCAGCATTGCGCCTGGGCTGATCTTCAGCAATACCGAGCAATTCAACCACTGTATTCGCCTGAACTGCGGTATTCCGTGGAACAAAGAGGCGGAGCGCGCGGTGATCACCCTTGGCTTGCTGGCCCATCAGTTGTGCAAGGAATCGACCGGCTCGCTGTTCTAG
- a CDS encoding YkgJ family cysteine cluster protein — MKCREGCGACCIAPSISSPMPRMPNGKPAGERCLHLTAQNLCELFGRPERPAVCGGFKADVEVCGSDSDEAIRLLGWLEQMTAA; from the coding sequence ATGAAATGCCGAGAGGGTTGCGGCGCCTGCTGCATTGCCCCTTCCATCAGTTCGCCGATGCCGCGCATGCCCAACGGCAAGCCGGCCGGGGAGCGTTGCCTGCATCTGACTGCGCAGAATCTTTGCGAGCTGTTCGGCCGACCGGAGCGCCCCGCGGTGTGCGGTGGCTTCAAGGCGGATGTGGAAGTGTGTGGCAGTGACAGTGATGAGGCGATCAGATTACTCGGTTGGCTGGAGCAGATGACGGCGGCGTGA
- a CDS encoding START domain-containing protein — protein MRSFKRIALLCGMGVLLAPAAWAENWQVAKDEEGIKVSLSEVAGSKYKAYRGVTVIKAPLAKVKALQEDVVGACAWIHECKSQKLLKHEGDQSWTYTQFNTPWPVTPRDSILQVTTIQEADGSLTRKLEEKPQYLPEEQGYVRVAKVEGFWKLVPQGDSTEVTYQVHTEPGGSVPAMVANKFVVDAPFNTLKALRERAEKP, from the coding sequence ATGAGATCGTTCAAGCGTATTGCACTGCTGTGTGGCATGGGTGTCCTGCTGGCGCCTGCCGCCTGGGCCGAGAACTGGCAGGTGGCCAAGGACGAGGAGGGCATCAAGGTGTCCCTCAGTGAGGTCGCAGGCTCCAAGTACAAGGCGTATCGCGGGGTGACCGTGATCAAGGCGCCGTTGGCCAAGGTCAAGGCGTTGCAGGAGGATGTGGTTGGGGCCTGCGCCTGGATTCACGAGTGCAAGTCGCAGAAACTGCTCAAGCACGAAGGTGACCAGAGCTGGACCTATACCCAGTTCAATACGCCGTGGCCAGTAACCCCGCGCGACTCGATCCTGCAAGTGACCACGATTCAAGAGGCGGACGGCAGCTTGACCCGTAAGCTGGAAGAGAAACCGCAGTACCTCCCTGAAGAGCAGGGCTATGTGCGGGTGGCCAAGGTCGAGGGTTTCTGGAAGCTGGTGCCCCAGGGTGACAGCACTGAGGTGACCTACCAGGTGCATACCGAGCCAGGTGGCAGCGTGCCGGCGATGGTGGCCAACAAGTTCGTGGTCGATGCGCCGTTCAATACGCTCAAAGCGCTGCGTGAGCGCGCTGAGAAGCCCTGA
- the gltA gene encoding citrate synthase — MADKKAQLVIEGAAPVELPILTGTVGPDVIDVRGLGATGHFTFDPGFMATASCESKITYIDGDKGVLLHRGYPIEQLAEKSDYLETCYLLLNGELPNAEQKAQFVSTVKNHTMVHEQLKSFFNGFRRDAHPMAVMCGVVGALSAFYHDSLDINNPQHREISAVRLVAKMPTLAAMVYKYSMGQPMMYPRNDLSYAENFLHMMFNTPCEIKPISPVLAKAMDRIFILHADHEQNASTSTVRLAGSSGANPFACIAAGIAALWGPAHGGANEAVLTMLDEIGDVSNIDKFIAKAKDKNDPFKLMGFGHRVYKNRDPRATVMKQTCDEVLRELGIKNDPQLQLAMRLEEIALTDPYFIERSLYPNVDFYSGIILKAIGIPTSMFTVIFALARTVGWISHWKEMLSSPYKIGRPRQLYTGEPQRDIVNLTDRK, encoded by the coding sequence ATGGCTGACAAAAAAGCGCAGTTGGTCATCGAGGGCGCTGCCCCCGTCGAGCTGCCCATTTTAACCGGCACCGTTGGTCCCGATGTAATCGACGTCCGCGGGTTGGGGGCTACCGGTCACTTCACCTTCGACCCTGGTTTCATGGCGACTGCCTCGTGCGAGTCGAAGATCACCTATATCGACGGCGACAAGGGTGTCCTGCTGCACCGCGGCTACCCGATCGAACAACTCGCCGAGAAATCGGACTACCTCGAAACCTGCTACCTGCTGCTCAACGGCGAACTGCCGAACGCTGAGCAGAAGGCCCAGTTCGTCAGCACCGTGAAAAACCACACCATGGTCCACGAGCAGCTGAAGTCCTTCTTCAACGGTTTCCGCCGCGACGCTCACCCAATGGCGGTGATGTGCGGTGTGGTTGGCGCCCTCTCGGCGTTCTACCACGACTCCCTGGATATCAATAACCCGCAACACCGCGAAATCTCCGCGGTGCGCCTGGTCGCCAAGATGCCGACCCTGGCCGCGATGGTTTACAAGTACTCCATGGGCCAGCCGATGATGTACCCGCGCAACGACCTGTCGTACGCGGAGAACTTCCTGCACATGATGTTCAACACCCCGTGCGAGATCAAACCGATCAGCCCGGTGCTGGCCAAGGCAATGGACCGGATCTTCATCCTCCATGCCGACCACGAGCAGAACGCCTCCACCTCGACCGTACGTCTGGCCGGCTCTTCCGGTGCCAACCCGTTCGCCTGTATCGCAGCCGGCATCGCCGCACTGTGGGGCCCGGCACACGGCGGCGCCAACGAAGCCGTACTGACCATGCTCGATGAGATCGGCGATGTGTCCAACATCGACAAGTTCATCGCCAAGGCCAAGGACAAGAACGATCCGTTCAAGCTGATGGGCTTCGGTCACCGGGTCTACAAGAACCGCGACCCGCGCGCCACCGTCATGAAGCAGACCTGCGACGAAGTCCTGCGCGAGCTGGGCATCAAGAACGACCCGCAGCTGCAACTGGCCATGCGCCTGGAAGAGATCGCCCTGACCGATCCGTACTTCATCGAGCGCTCGCTGTATCCGAACGTCGACTTCTACTCGGGGATCATCCTCAAGGCGATCGGCATTCCAACCAGCATGTTCACCGTGATCTTCGCCCTGGCACGTACTGTGGGCTGGATCTCGCACTGGAAAGAAATGCTCTCCAGCCCGTACAAGATTGGCCGCCCGCGCCAGCTGTACACTGGCGAACCGCAGCGTGACATCGTCAACCTGACGGATCGCAAGTAA
- the sdhC gene encoding succinate dehydrogenase, cytochrome b556 subunit: MKKAVKSQRPVNLDLRTIKLPVTAYTSILHRISGVILFVGIAIMLYALGKSLGSEEGFAEVKACLTSPLAKLVTWGLLSALLYHLVAGVRHLIMDMGIGETLEGGKLGSKIVIVISVVVIVLAGVWVW, encoded by the coding sequence GTGAAAAAAGCCGTGAAAAGCCAACGACCTGTAAACCTAGACCTAAGGACCATCAAGCTCCCTGTCACCGCATACACGTCCATTCTTCACCGTATCTCCGGTGTCATCCTCTTCGTGGGTATTGCCATCATGCTTTATGCATTGGGCAAGTCGCTCGGATCCGAGGAAGGCTTCGCTGAGGTGAAAGCGTGTCTGACCAGCCCGCTGGCCAAGCTGGTGACCTGGGGCCTGCTATCCGCCCTGCTGTATCACCTGGTGGCAGGCGTGCGCCACCTGATCATGGACATGGGCATCGGTGAGACGCTGGAAGGCGGCAAGCTGGGCTCGAAAATCGTGATTGTCATCTCCGTGGTGGTGATCGTTCTGGCGGGAGTTTGGGTATGGTAA
- the sdhD gene encoding succinate dehydrogenase, hydrophobic membrane anchor protein, whose translation MVTNVTNLSRSGLYDWMAQRVSAVVLAAYFIFLIGYLVVHPGIDYAQWHILFSNNAMRIFSLLALVALGAHAWVGMWTIATDYLTPMAFGKSATAIRFLFQAVCGVAMFAYFVWGVQILWGI comes from the coding sequence ATGGTAACCAATGTCACGAACCTGTCGCGTTCGGGCCTCTATGACTGGATGGCGCAGCGCGTTTCTGCGGTCGTTCTCGCGGCTTATTTCATTTTCCTGATCGGCTACCTGGTGGTGCACCCGGGCATTGATTACGCCCAGTGGCACATCCTGTTCTCCAACAACGCGATGCGTATCTTCAGTCTGTTGGCCCTGGTGGCCCTGGGCGCTCACGCCTGGGTCGGCATGTGGACCATCGCCACTGACTACCTGACGCCAATGGCGTTCGGCAAGTCGGCGACTGCGATTCGTTTCCTGTTCCAGGCGGTATGCGGCGTTGCAATGTTCGCGTACTTCGTCTGGGGTGTGCAGATTCTCTGGGGTATCTGA